The Miltoncostaea oceani genome includes a region encoding these proteins:
- a CDS encoding UPF0182 family protein: MAEIRPFPRRPGPGRPRASWLVPAAVVVVAALVVAYIVLRLWAHITISSAFFDALGMGGAYSTLIRTSFLLSAAGVVGALVLALPLGLVLGRRVGLLPVRRIGWIAGGAVFVIGLLVLVPSLIGQRDALLAAGEAVPFGKTDPVFGRDVSFFVFTAPVVADLAGLALGALIVPLLTLAGVVVFATAVEGPLGVAQRLLSRAGTLAAVYGGLALIALAVLTWFRRYEAVHTGGELIAGAGRATRDVGIPTTTVAAVVIGLLGVALFALAFAPVRRRLAGTRTMTIIRAGIVVLGVVVVALVVLATPWWLVLVIPLIPLALAARPTGQLTRAVNQQAAQALRGNDAPLRIPTWAYGAAAAGLSVALLILAPIGTAIYDAVGLRGSTLQVERENIQATLESTRTAAGLDGIETSRAEYRRGGVSREAIDAAPASVGSLRFLDLEAALAACRRLQAVNRYYTCQDADLDRYERDGQKQTLFVFGREVDYGAIADFQRRHFSFTHGRGIAMAPVNQIDASGRPSFVVGGLPVRGLDPALERPEIYHGAQPDMPFAVVNTDQPDGFTDERPPTWEGAGIDVEDNRLALTLELGGLPYLGGGRQIWNALSRVETADAQLLIHRDLTSRLDRLAPFLSLDDDPWFVAEGGRMYVMQNAYTRTDRYPYAAQFDGTSYQRHAVTAVMDAYSGETRLYVMDEEDPVIATWRAVYPELFTDRAQMPAGIAAHLRYGEDQFDYQAAALNRFHVTDVDRFFANDDAWASTVETTGRGTEGRRIISPARYSYAVLPGESEERFLLLRYFKPATEGRGIAFSAWLTAESEPDRFGQLRLLRFDVAEDALDSVDTFVASVARDSELSAQIGLRRDQVLRGNTIVVPIGEGLLYVQPLYLDTSADSLPTLWQVVVSLGDGRIYSGSSFPQALERALTAQSPGGGGAAGEGDGTGPPEALPTDVRELVRRAGAAYDAYRTAWNAGDYEEAARRLEEFEQLLQRAREQTGTG; encoded by the coding sequence TTGGCCGAGATCCGCCCGTTCCCACGCCGCCCCGGCCCCGGCCGGCCACGCGCGTCGTGGCTCGTTCCCGCCGCCGTCGTCGTGGTCGCGGCCCTGGTGGTCGCCTACATCGTCCTGCGGCTCTGGGCGCACATCACGATCTCCTCGGCGTTCTTCGACGCCCTCGGCATGGGCGGCGCGTACTCGACGCTGATCCGCACGTCGTTCCTCCTGAGCGCCGCCGGCGTCGTCGGCGCCCTCGTGCTGGCCCTCCCGCTCGGCCTGGTCCTGGGGCGCCGCGTCGGGCTGCTGCCCGTCCGCCGCATCGGCTGGATCGCGGGCGGCGCGGTGTTCGTGATCGGGCTCCTGGTGCTGGTGCCGTCGCTGATCGGCCAGCGCGACGCGCTGCTCGCGGCGGGTGAGGCGGTCCCCTTCGGCAAGACCGACCCGGTCTTCGGACGGGACGTCAGCTTCTTCGTCTTCACCGCACCGGTCGTCGCCGACCTGGCGGGACTCGCGCTCGGGGCCCTGATCGTCCCCCTCCTCACCCTCGCCGGGGTCGTCGTCTTCGCGACGGCCGTCGAGGGGCCGCTCGGCGTCGCGCAGCGCCTGCTCTCCCGCGCGGGCACCCTCGCCGCCGTCTACGGCGGCCTCGCGTTGATCGCCCTCGCCGTGCTCACCTGGTTCCGGCGCTACGAGGCCGTCCACACCGGTGGTGAGCTGATCGCGGGCGCGGGCCGCGCGACCCGCGACGTGGGGATCCCCACCACCACCGTCGCGGCCGTGGTGATCGGCCTCCTCGGCGTCGCGCTGTTCGCGCTGGCCTTCGCGCCGGTGCGGCGCCGCCTCGCCGGCACCCGCACGATGACCATCATCCGGGCGGGCATCGTCGTGCTCGGCGTCGTCGTCGTCGCCCTCGTGGTGCTGGCGACGCCGTGGTGGCTGGTGCTCGTGATCCCGCTGATCCCCCTCGCCCTCGCGGCCCGGCCGACCGGCCAGCTCACCCGCGCGGTCAACCAGCAGGCCGCGCAGGCCCTGCGCGGCAACGACGCCCCGCTGCGGATCCCGACCTGGGCCTACGGCGCCGCCGCCGCCGGCCTGTCGGTGGCGCTGCTGATCCTCGCCCCGATCGGCACCGCGATCTACGACGCCGTCGGGCTGCGCGGCTCGACGCTGCAGGTCGAGCGGGAGAACATCCAGGCGACCCTCGAGTCCACCCGCACCGCCGCGGGCCTGGACGGCATCGAGACGTCCCGGGCCGAGTACCGGCGGGGCGGGGTGAGCCGCGAGGCGATCGACGCCGCCCCCGCGTCCGTCGGGTCGCTGCGCTTCCTCGACCTCGAGGCCGCCCTCGCGGCGTGCCGCCGCCTGCAGGCGGTCAACCGCTACTACACGTGCCAGGACGCCGACCTCGACCGCTACGAGCGCGACGGGCAGAAGCAGACCCTGTTCGTGTTCGGCCGCGAGGTCGACTACGGCGCCATCGCCGACTTCCAGCGGCGCCACTTCTCCTTCACCCACGGGCGCGGCATCGCGATGGCCCCCGTGAACCAGATCGACGCGTCCGGCCGCCCGTCGTTCGTGGTCGGCGGGCTCCCCGTGCGCGGGCTCGACCCGGCGCTGGAGCGCCCCGAGATCTACCACGGCGCCCAGCCGGACATGCCGTTCGCCGTCGTGAACACCGACCAGCCCGACGGCTTCACCGACGAGCGCCCGCCCACCTGGGAGGGCGCCGGCATCGACGTCGAGGACAACCGCCTCGCGCTGACCCTGGAGCTCGGCGGGCTGCCGTACCTCGGTGGCGGGCGGCAGATCTGGAACGCCCTGTCCCGCGTCGAGACCGCCGACGCCCAGCTCCTCATACACCGCGACCTGACGAGCCGCCTCGACCGCCTCGCCCCGTTCCTCTCGCTCGACGACGACCCGTGGTTCGTCGCCGAGGGCGGCCGCATGTACGTGATGCAGAACGCGTACACGCGGACCGACCGGTACCCGTACGCCGCGCAGTTCGACGGGACCTCGTACCAGCGCCACGCGGTCACCGCGGTCATGGACGCCTACTCCGGCGAGACGCGGCTGTACGTGATGGACGAGGAGGACCCCGTCATCGCCACGTGGCGGGCGGTGTACCCCGAGCTGTTCACCGACCGCGCCCAGATGCCCGCCGGCATCGCCGCCCACCTGCGGTACGGCGAGGACCAGTTCGACTACCAGGCCGCGGCGCTCAACCGGTTCCACGTCACCGACGTCGACCGCTTCTTCGCGAACGACGACGCGTGGGCGTCGACGGTGGAGACGACCGGCCGGGGCACGGAGGGCCGCCGGATCATCTCGCCGGCCCGCTACAGCTACGCCGTGCTGCCGGGGGAGTCGGAGGAGCGCTTCCTGCTGTTGCGCTACTTCAAGCCCGCCACGGAGGGCCGCGGCATCGCCTTCTCCGCCTGGCTGACCGCCGAGAGCGAACCCGACCGGTTCGGTCAGCTCCGCCTGCTGCGGTTCGACGTGGCCGAGGACGCCCTCGACTCGGTCGACACGTTCGTGGCCAGCGTCGCCCGCGACTCGGAGCTCTCGGCCCAGATCGGCCTGCGACGCGACCAGGTCCTCCGCGGCAACACGATCGTCGTGCCGATCGGGGAGGGCCTGCTCTACGTGCAGCCGCTCTACCTCGACACGTCCGCCGACAGCCTGCCGACGCTGTGGCAGGTCGTCGT
- a CDS encoding DMT family transporter, giving the protein MLALALGLVSSVSWGIADFLGGVASRRAAALTVVALSQGVGLLLALVVVAATRTGPPPAEDMLLGVAAGISGVIGLVAFYRGMAVGSISIIAPISALGALVPLAVDLVAGRTPGTLALVGMVVALAGASLAARAPGPASRRGIGLALVAAVGFGGFFALLGEAASESALWGLTAARLGSVPLALAAILVVGPGVALAGRTIAMVCAAGVLDASANMLFALGSQRGLVSVVAVVGSLYPVMTVVLAGSLLDERLSRLQAAGAVLALGGVVLIAAG; this is encoded by the coding sequence ATGCTGGCGCTGGCGCTCGGCCTCGTGTCGAGCGTGTCCTGGGGGATCGCGGACTTCCTCGGCGGGGTGGCGAGCCGCCGCGCCGCCGCCCTCACCGTCGTCGCCCTGTCGCAGGGCGTCGGCCTGCTGCTCGCCCTCGTGGTCGTCGCGGCGACGCGCACCGGGCCGCCGCCGGCCGAGGACATGCTGCTGGGCGTCGCCGCCGGCATCAGCGGCGTCATCGGCCTCGTCGCGTTCTACCGCGGCATGGCCGTCGGCAGCATCAGCATCATCGCCCCGATCAGCGCCCTCGGGGCGCTCGTCCCCCTCGCCGTCGACCTCGTCGCGGGACGCACGCCCGGCACCCTCGCGCTCGTCGGGATGGTCGTCGCCCTCGCCGGGGCGAGCCTGGCCGCCCGGGCGCCGGGGCCGGCGTCGCGGCGCGGGATCGGCCTGGCGCTCGTCGCGGCGGTGGGGTTCGGCGGCTTCTTCGCCCTGCTCGGCGAGGCGGCGTCCGAGAGCGCGCTCTGGGGCCTCACCGCCGCGCGCCTCGGGTCGGTCCCGCTCGCGCTCGCGGCGATCCTGGTGGTCGGCCCCGGCGTCGCCCTCGCCGGCCGGACGATCGCGATGGTCTGCGCCGCCGGGGTCCTCGACGCGAGCGCGAACATGCTGTTCGCCCTCGGCAGCCAGCGGGGCCTGGTCTCGGTCGTCGCCGTCGTCGGCTCCCTCTACCCGGTGATGACGGTGGTGCTCGCGGGGTCGCTCCTCGACGAGCGGCTGAGCCGCCTGCAGGCGGCCGGGGCGGTCCTCGCGCTCGGCGGGGTGGTGCTGATCGCCGCGGGCTGA
- a CDS encoding glutathione S-transferase family protein: protein MTTGARARAQFGAETDDGGRFVRQGSRFRDHVTADGSSGFMAAPGRYHLYVSLACPWAHRTIIVRHLKRLEDVVTMSVVDPVRDGRGWAFRPGRGHGPDPVNGFAFLSEAYAASDPGFSGRVTVPVLWDRETGRIVNNESADVIRMLNSAWDEWGDASVDLYPADLRDEIDAVNHVVYETVNNGVYRAGFATTQEAYEEAFDALFATLADIDRRLGSQRYLAGDRITEADWRLFTTLVRFDAVYVLHFKCNLRRIVDHPNLWPYLRELYQVPGVAETVDMDHIKRHYYLTHDSINPTGIVPRGPELDLTQPHGRG, encoded by the coding sequence ATGACCACCGGGGCCCGCGCCCGCGCGCAGTTCGGCGCCGAGACCGACGACGGGGGACGGTTCGTCCGGCAGGGGAGCCGCTTCCGCGACCACGTGACGGCCGACGGGTCGTCGGGGTTCATGGCCGCCCCGGGCCGCTACCACCTCTACGTGTCCCTCGCGTGCCCGTGGGCGCACCGCACCATCATCGTGCGCCACCTCAAGCGGCTCGAGGACGTCGTGACGATGTCCGTCGTCGACCCGGTCCGCGACGGGCGGGGCTGGGCGTTCCGGCCGGGCCGCGGGCACGGCCCCGACCCCGTCAACGGGTTCGCGTTCCTGTCGGAGGCCTACGCGGCCTCGGACCCCGGCTTCTCGGGGCGCGTCACGGTGCCGGTGCTGTGGGACCGCGAGACCGGCCGGATCGTCAACAACGAGTCCGCCGACGTCATCCGCATGCTCAACAGCGCCTGGGACGAATGGGGCGACGCCTCCGTCGACCTCTACCCGGCGGACCTGCGCGACGAGATCGACGCCGTCAACCACGTCGTCTACGAGACCGTCAACAACGGGGTCTACCGCGCCGGCTTCGCGACCACGCAGGAGGCGTACGAGGAGGCCTTCGACGCCCTCTTCGCGACGCTCGCCGACATCGACCGCCGCCTCGGGTCGCAGCGCTACCTCGCGGGCGACCGCATCACCGAGGCGGACTGGCGGCTCTTCACGACGCTCGTGCGGTTCGACGCCGTCTACGTGCTGCACTTCAAGTGCAACCTGCGGCGCATCGTCGACCACCCGAACCTCTGGCCGTACCTGCGCGAGCTGTACCAGGTCCCCGGGGTCGCGGAGACGGTGGACATGGACCACATCAAGCGCCACTACTACCTGACGCACGACTCGATCAACCCGACCGGCATCGTCCCCAGGGGACCGGAGCTCGACCTCACGCAGCCGCACGGCCGCGGCTAG